Below is a genomic region from Cyanobacteriota bacterium.
CTATGACTTGCATACGACATTTCTCAGTTTCCTTGACACAATTTGTAACAAAGACGCTGTGAAAACCCAAAACGTTTTAATCTTAGTACTGGACTAGGTACCTCCGGCCAACGCACCGTGTTTGGGGTAGTCGTCCTTAACTTAAAGTCAGTTTAATCAGAAAGTAGGGAGCTTTTGAAATCCAATGAGTGTTAAAGCAAGCGGTGGAAGCTCGGTTGCGCGCCCGCAACTATATCAGACGGTGCCCGTCTCAACGATTTCTCAGGCAGAACAACAAGATCGGTTCCTGGGCAAAGCCGAGTTAAGTGAACTGTCCAGCTATTTTGACTCTGGCTTGAAGCGGCTAGAGATTGCCGAAATTTTGACCAGAAACGCTGATATTATCGTTTCCCGTGCTGCTAACCGAATTTTTGTTGGTGGCTCCCCCATGGCTTACTTAGAAAAGCCTCGCGAACCGGAACCTGTGGCTGTCGGTGTTGGTGCCATGGGAACTGCGGAAGGCATGAAGTTGGGCACTATTACCTATGTAGAAGGTGGCAGTGGTGTGCTAGAGGGCCTACGTGCTGTATTCACTGCCAGTTCAGGGCCGATTCCTCCTGGTTTTCGCCCGATTAATGTGGCTCGCTATGGCCCTGGCAACATGCAAAAGTCTCTACGAGATTTGAGCTGGTTCTTGCGCTATGTAACCTATGCGATCGTAGCAGGTGACCCCAACATTATTGCCGTTAATACCCGTGGTCTGCGAGAAATCATTGAAAACGCCTGCTCGACAGATGCCACGATCGTTGCCCTGCAAGAGATGCGGTCAGCCGCGATCGGCTACGTCAAGCGAGATGAAGAAGCTACGGAATTAGTCACTCAATACTTTGATGTGTTGCTGACCGAATTTCGTGCCCCCACTCCCAGCAACAAGCTCCGCCAACGTCCCTCCACTGACCTTCAGGGTCTGCAATTACCGCAGATTTACTATAATGCTGCCGAGCGTCGTCCCAAGTTTGTGATGAAGCCTGGCCTGTCTGCTTCTGAGAAGAATGAAGTGGTAAAGGCAGCCTATCGGCAAGTCTTTGAGCGAGATATCACCCGCGCCTACTCCTTGGGCATCTCTGATCTAGAGTCCAAAGTCAAGAACAATGAGATCTCTATGAAGGAGTTCATTCGGCGCTTGGCGAAGTCGCCCCTATACCGCAAAAACTTCTATGAGCCATACATTAACAGTCGCGCTCTAGAACTGGCATTTCGTCATATTTTGGGTCGTGGCCCTAGCTCACGGGAAGAGGTGCAGCGTTACTTTGCGATCGTCTCTAGCGGTGGCCTCCCTGCCCTCGTGGATGCTCTAGTAGACTCTCAAGAATATGCCGACTACTTTGGTGAGGAAACGGTACCCTACCTGCGCGGCCTGGGACAAGAGGCTCAGGAATGTCGCAACTGGGGGCCGCAGCAAGATCTGTTTAACTACAGCGCTCCCTTCCGCAAGATTCCTCAATTCATTACTACCTTCGCTGCCTACGACCAACCCTTACCCGACCAGCACCCCTACGGCTCTGGTAATGACCCCCTAGAGATCCAGTTCGGAGCCATCTTCCCCAAAGAAACCCGCAACCCCAGTTCTAGCCCTGCTCCCTTTGGCAAGGATACTCGCCGGATTCTGATTAATCGTGGCCCTGGTATCTATAACCAGGTGAGCAACCCTGCGGCTCGTGGTGCTTCTCCGGGCACTCTCGGCCCCAAGGTCTTTAAGTTTGACCAAACTCCAAGCTTCACTGGGCTGTCGGGTGGTGGCCGCTTCTTTAAGCCTCAAAAATCCAAGGGAATTAGCACCAAGTTCTCTGAAAGCTCTTCCCAAGCAATTATTCGGGCTTGTTATCTTCAGGTATTTGGCCGTGATGTCTATGAAGGTCAGCGGCTCAAGGTAGCTGAGATCAAACTAGAGAATGGTGAAATCACCGTGCGGGAGTTTGTTCGGCAATTGGCGAAATCTGATACCTTCCGCAAGCTCTACTGGAGTTCACTGTATGTGACAAAAGCCATAGAGTACATCCATCGTCGGTTGCTAGGTCGTCCTACCTACGGTCGCCAAGAAATCAATGCCTATTTCGATATTTGTGCCAAGAAAGGTTTCTATGCTCTGGTCGATGCCATTATTGACAGCGAAGAGTACATTGCAACCTTTAATGAAGACACTGTGCCCTATGAGCGCTACATTACACCCGCTGGCTTGGCTATGCGCAATATCCGTGTAGGCAGCATTGCGGAAACTGGCATGTTTAAGCCTATGCGCGAAGAGGTACCCCGCTTTGTGGAATTGGGTCAGGTTACTGACATGCGCACTGAACCAGATGTGCAGTTCCGGATTAACCAGGGCGTGTCTAAGAAGCGGGAGCAAACCAAGATCTTCAAGCTGACTCAACTGGTTGACAAGGCAAATCTGAAGGTGGTCATTGGTGCCGCCTATCGGCAGATATTTGAGCGTGATATTGCTCCCTACGTCACCACGGGCGATGAATTCACAGAGCTAGAGAGCAAGCTTGGAAACGGTGAAATCAGCGTGAAAGAGTTTGTGCAAGCCTTGGGCACTTCTAAGCTCTATGTCAAGGAGTTCTATGCACCCTATCCCAACACTAAGGTGATTGAGTTGGGCACTAAGCACTTCTTGGGACGGGCACCGCTGGATCAGGCAGAAATTCGTAAGTACAACCAAATCTTGGCTTCTCAGGGTTTGAGGGGCTTTGTCAGCGCGATGGTTAACTCTATGGAGTATAGCCAAGCCTTTGGTGAGGATACTGTGCCTTACAATCGCTTCTTAACGTTGCCAGCCGCTAACTATCCCAATACCCAAACGTTGTATAACACTCTGACGAAGCAGAATAAGACACTGGTAGTGCCAAGCTTTGAGCCAACGCCACCGAAGGATATGATGCGGACTCCGTTGCTGGAGCAGGCTATGGCTGGGGCGAGCGCTGATAAGTCGTTGGTGGTGGAAGCAGGGCGATCGTTTGGTTCTGTGGGTAGTGCAGTTGATGCGGAACTAGGGTTAGCCCGGAGGCCTGCCCGTGTGTTTCGGCTACATCCGTACATGACATCAACGGAGGTAGATAGTGTCTTGGATGCTATCTACAGTCAAGTGATGGATGTGCCGGGTGGATTAGTACCTGCTGAGTTGCGTTGTCCAGACCTGGATGACCGATTCCGCAAGGGTGGTATGTCTGTGCGAGAGTTTGTACAAGCCTTGGCTTGCTCTGAGGTG
It encodes:
- a CDS encoding phycobilisome rod-core linker polypeptide, which encodes MSVKASGGSSVARPQLYQTVPVSTISQAEQQDRFLGKAELSELSSYFDSGLKRLEIAEILTRNADIIVSRAANRIFVGGSPMAYLEKPREPEPVAVGVGAMGTAEGMKLGTITYVEGGSGVLEGLRAVFTASSGPIPPGFRPINVARYGPGNMQKSLRDLSWFLRYVTYAIVAGDPNIIAVNTRGLREIIENACSTDATIVALQEMRSAAIGYVKRDEEATELVTQYFDVLLTEFRAPTPSNKLRQRPSTDLQGLQLPQIYYNAAERRPKFVMKPGLSASEKNEVVKAAYRQVFERDITRAYSLGISDLESKVKNNEISMKEFIRRLAKSPLYRKNFYEPYINSRALELAFRHILGRGPSSREEVQRYFAIVSSGGLPALVDALVDSQEYADYFGEETVPYLRGLGQEAQECRNWGPQQDLFNYSAPFRKIPQFITTFAAYDQPLPDQHPYGSGNDPLEIQFGAIFPKETRNPSSSPAPFGKDTRRILINRGPGIYNQVSNPAARGASPGTLGPKVFKFDQTPSFTGLSGGGRFFKPQKSKGISTKFSESSSQAIIRACYLQVFGRDVYEGQRLKVAEIKLENGEITVREFVRQLAKSDTFRKLYWSSLYVTKAIEYIHRRLLGRPTYGRQEINAYFDICAKKGFYALVDAIIDSEEYIATFNEDTVPYERYITPAGLAMRNIRVGSIAETGMFKPMREEVPRFVELGQVTDMRTEPDVQFRINQGVSKKREQTKIFKLTQLVDKANLKVVIGAAYRQIFERDIAPYVTTGDEFTELESKLGNGEISVKEFVQALGTSKLYVKEFYAPYPNTKVIELGTKHFLGRAPLDQAEIRKYNQILASQGLRGFVSAMVNSMEYSQAFGEDTVPYNRFLTLPAANYPNTQTLYNTLTKQNKTLVVPSFEPTPPKDMMRTPLLEQAMAGASADKSLVVEAGRSFGSVGSAVDAELGLARRPARVFRLHPYMTSTEVDSVLDAIYSQVMDVPGGLVPAELRCPDLDDRFRKGGMSVREFVQALACSEVYCQRFYNPYPATKVVELLCRHLLGRAPASQDEINQYNGLLVSAGLRSVVEAMVNSVEYSRYFGDDVVPYKRTST